The DNA region AATGGAATCAGAGAATCTCTCTTTCAAGAATTTCCAGACGATCTTTGTGACATTGAACATAATCTTGAACCATTACTTCAGCATTGGCTAAATATAAGACTCACCCGTCCAAATCCAATTCGTAAACCATTGAGAATAATCTACCAAATATGTCCAGATTCATTGAAATTATTTTTCCAAAAAGTATTTATCCAGAGACTAAATCCAAAAAAATATTTCCCAATTGATGAAAATAATCCCGAAGTTAAATTAATCTGTCAAATAATTGAAACATTTCAGTGGGTTTGATTGAATGAACAGTGAAGTTCCATTAATCAGTGTAATTGTTCCGGTTTACAATGTTGAACCCTATTTGAAAACATGTATTGACTCCATCTTGAAACAGACATATAGAAATCTGGAAATTATTCTAGTTGCTTCTACCTCAATAGATAATTCGGTAGTAATTTGTGATTCATATCTTCAGGTAGATTCCCGTTTACAGGTACTCCATACTGAGCCACAAGGCCTATCTGCGGCCCGAAATATAGGTGTTAGCATGGCATCGGGAACGTATTTGTGTTTTGTCGATTCTGATGACTTCATCTCTCAAAATTTTGTAGAGACGCTTTATGGGCTTAGCCAAAAATATGATGCGGACATAGTGCAATGCAATTTCTTGGAGATATCGGAAAATGCAACATATAGTATCTGTGAATCGTGTACTTCTATATTTAATGATGCTCTAGAGATACATATCTACTCAAATGTTGATATGTGTGCCAATTTATATAATGATTTGGCTGATTCATCAACTGCTTCGTGGACCAAGCTTTATCGGAAAGAGTTATTTATGAATGTCAAATACCCAATTGGGAAAATTCATGAAGACGAAGGTACATCATATAAACTATTTTACCTTGCGAAGAGAGTGGCAGTTACTTCATTAAAATTGTATTACTATAGATCTAACCCACTAAGTTTAACAAGAGCAACATATACTCTCAAAAAACAAGATAGCCTGCAATTTTCTGAGGAGCAAATGGATTTTTTTAGAGAGGGGGGATATGATAAATTATATGCTCTTGCATTAAAAAAATATATGATATCTCTCTCTGAACATATACTTTTAACCAAGGTATACCTCTCTAAAAAGGAAAGAAATGATACTGAGCTCGAAATCAAATATAAAGCAATATATAAAATAGCAGCAAAGAATCTATATTTACCAATATATGACAAATGGAAGATTACGCTTATACATACATTAGCAAAATTGGGGAGTATGACACCACAACTAACACAACATATCCTATTTCTAAGAAGATTATGCCTTCAAATAAAAATAAAATAGAAAATATTTCCATTTAATAAAGAGTAGCCATAAGATAGACAGAATATTATTTAATCTACCCTATAACATATTTACTCCATGGAAATTTATGTAAAATATGTATAATAATAACACTAAGCAAGAGGGTTAAGCTAAACATCAAAGGATAATAAAGGACATCCGTAGCCCCCAGGTTAAGTACCACACTGAAAGTTCGACCTAAGATACCCTGAATTAATGGATGAATCAAGTAAATCCCAAATGAATACGTTCCAATTATTGAGAGAATATTACATGTTCCTGCATGAACAAGTACTGTACTAATAATAAATAATACAATAAATGTCAAAACATATGCAAAAGGTTGAATAATAGTATAGGGAATAAAATAATTTGGAGGTATTAAGAGATAAGTTCCATATTTTTTTAGACCTAATATTAAGCCATAACTTGATAGGGCCGTAAGGAGAGATATGAGAGTCAATAATAACCCATACAATGATATCCGATGACTTGTTAGATTAGTAATCCATTTTTCCATAAAAAATAATTTTATTTGAACATAATGTTTGCACACAGACATTCCAAGTGCGAAATAAAATATCTGACAAAATAACACCTTATTCATCATATACATCTCATTGCCAAACAGCGATACTGTGAAAAATGAACTAACTATATTCCATCCTATCTGAAGAAAAAAGGCCACCAACAAAAATACCCATTCAAAATCACGAGAAGCTAATACTGCATATATTTTCTCTAGTAATGGATAGAATAAATACAATTCAATTATTATTAAAAAGAACCATAGATGAAAATATCCACCTGCAAAAAGAAAAGCGGATACTATTTCCAATATGGATGGATAAACCGGTACATTTCCATAGACAAGGGCATACCCAAGAGGAAGATAAAATAAGTAAATTGTTGTAAATATTAAATATGGTGGGATTATTCGTAAAAATCGATTTTTATAAAAATGTTTCAATGAATACTTACCATTATACTTTAAATAGAGAACAAAACCAGAAATAAATATAAACAGTGGTACAGCAAACTGCGAAAAAACATCGATTACTATATTCGTAATTACTAGCGAGTCAATATATGGGACATCGGTAAATGCAGCAGTAGTGTGAATGGCAATAACTGCTAATATTGCAAATCCACGTAAAAAATCGATTTCCAGAATATGCTTCCCACCACTAACCATGATTATTCACAAAATTAAAGGATATCTTCATTAATAATTTTCCAATCTTATATCTCAAATATCCCTATAATATATTCATAATGTACAACTCTATTAGTTCACACCTGAAATGTCCATAAGAATTTGAGAATTATAGGAGACATCCTGACACTCAACAATATTCTCCAGATCGACAATATCTGCATAGTGCTTGTTATTATTCATACGTTTTTTCCACTCAACATTATGTAGGTACCATTCATATTCAGAATCAATATGTCCAATATCCAAAACGTGATATCCTAATTTCCACATATCATAACCAAGAACCTTTGCGCATGGCCCTAATGATAATAAAATTAATTTTTCTTTATTTATAGTTAATGCATTATCTAAGATTGTTTGATATTTATCGTAAGCATTTGAAGACGGACAAATAATGCGCTCAATCATTTTTGCACCATCGAATAAATCATTTCCAACCCCCATACGGGTATATTTACCCTCAATTATAACAATTTCTTTGTTATACCACAAAGATTTTATTTGTTCAAAATAACTTCCAACATATTTTCTTTCCTTTTTATTAAAACAAATATATGGTCGAAACACAAGTGCATCGCCATACAGATACTCTGAATCTATATATGAATTATATAAATCATAATATTCTTCACGATGAGTGATCCAATAATATTCCGCCTCAATATCAAAAGATTTTAAACTACCAAATATATTCGGGATAGAGATTAATAGGGTTGCGTCTCTTGTATTCAACACCACCTTCATTTTTTCCGAGAGGGAGAGAGATTCACTTTGAAATCCAATATCATTTCTAGCAATAATATTCATCTCCCCATCACCAAAACGTATAATGGAGGTATTATTTCCTTTTTTTAATATATCTAATGTTTCAGATATAGTCATGATATTGATATTATGATATATACGGAGTTGTTTACCTATAATAAACAAAAAAACTACATATAGTAAATATCTGAAATAAAAAAAAGGTTTTCGGATATAATTTGGAGCTTCATTAATCATATTTTATAATCTGACTTCAATCTATTTATATTTCATATAATTATTTGTATATTGATTATTTTTATATATGACGCCGCACTATTAACCATCCTCATTACAAAACACCCATGATTCCAATTTAACTTAATTCATTATTTATACCGACATATTAAAGATAATGAAGAGAATATGTAAGAAGTTATACAATATAATCATGATCTACA from Methanocorpusculum labreanum Z includes:
- a CDS encoding SP_1767 family glycosyltransferase, with product MTISETLDILKKGNNTSIIRFGDGEMNIIARNDIGFQSESLSLSEKMKVVLNTRDATLLISIPNIFGSLKSFDIEAEYYWITHREEYYDLYNSYIDSEYLYGDALVFRPYICFNKKERKYVGSYFEQIKSLWYNKEIVIIEGKYTRMGVGNDLFDGAKMIERIICPSSNAYDKYQTILDNALTINKEKLILLSLGPCAKVLGYDMWKLGYHVLDIGHIDSEYEWYLHNVEWKKRMNNNKHYADIVDLENIVECQDVSYNSQILMDISGVN
- a CDS encoding acyltransferase is translated as MVSGGKHILEIDFLRGFAILAVIAIHTTAAFTDVPYIDSLVITNIVIDVFSQFAVPLFIFISGFVLYLKYNGKYSLKHFYKNRFLRIIPPYLIFTTIYLFYLPLGYALVYGNVPVYPSILEIVSAFLFAGGYFHLWFFLIIIELYLFYPLLEKIYAVLASRDFEWVFLLVAFFLQIGWNIVSSFFTVSLFGNEMYMMNKVLFCQIFYFALGMSVCKHYVQIKLFFMEKWITNLTSHRISLYGLLLTLISLLTALSSYGLILGLKKYGTYLLIPPNYFIPYTIIQPFAYVLTFIVLFIISTVLVHAGTCNILSIIGTYSFGIYLIHPLIQGILGRTFSVVLNLGATDVLYYPLMFSLTLLLSVIIIHILHKFPWSKYVIG
- a CDS encoding glycosyltransferase family 2 protein, which codes for MNSEVPLISVIVPVYNVEPYLKTCIDSILKQTYRNLEIILVASTSIDNSVVICDSYLQVDSRLQVLHTEPQGLSAARNIGVSMASGTYLCFVDSDDFISQNFVETLYGLSQKYDADIVQCNFLEISENATYSICESCTSIFNDALEIHIYSNVDMCANLYNDLADSSTASWTKLYRKELFMNVKYPIGKIHEDEGTSYKLFYLAKRVAVTSLKLYYYRSNPLSLTRATYTLKKQDSLQFSEEQMDFFREGGYDKLYALALKKYMISLSEHILLTKVYLSKKERNDTELEIKYKAIYKIAAKNLYLPIYDKWKITLIHTLAKLGSMTPQLTQHILFLRRLCLQIKIK